A genome region from Aphelocoma coerulescens isolate FSJ_1873_10779 chromosome Z unlocalized genomic scaffold, UR_Acoe_1.0 ChrZ, whole genome shotgun sequence includes the following:
- the PRXL2C gene encoding peroxiredoxin-like 2C gives MAGPPAPPVTQQVGRARGCGRRPERPEQEQLREAARCLVLDADGSSVPFQALYGEQKAIVVFVRNFLCYTCKEYVEDLAKVPKAFLQESNVRLIVIGQSSYHHIKPFCSLTGYTHEMYVDPQREIYKILGMKRGEGNKVSVRSPHVKSNTLLGSVRSIWRAMTGPAFDFQGDPAQQGGALIIGPGNEVHFLHLDKNRLDHVPINTVLQLAGVKTVNFSNKPQIIDI, from the exons ATGGCCGGGCCGCCGGCGCCCCCGGTCACGCAGCAGGtcgggcgggcgcggggctgcgggcggcggccggagcggccggagcaggagcagctgcggGAGGCCGCCCGCTGCCTGGTGCTGGACGCGGACGGGAGCAGCGTCCCCTTCCAGGCCCTGTACGGGGAGCAGAAAGCGATCGTGGTGTTCGTGCGG AATTTTTTGTGTTACACCTGTAAGGAGTATGTAGAAGATCTGGCAAAAGTCCCCAAGGCATTTTTACAA GAATCGAATGTGAGGCTTATAGTTATTGGACAGTCATCATATCATCACATCAAG CCCTTTTGCAGTTTAACTGGGTATACACATGAAATGTATGTAGATCCACAAAGGGAAATTTATAAAATACTTGGCATGAAAAGAGGTGAAGGTAATAAAGTATCAG tTCGGAGCCCTCATGTGAAATCAAACACACTTCTGGGAAGCGTTAGGAGTATATGGAGAGCAATGACTGGCCCAGCTTTTGATTTTCAAGGAGACCCTGCTCAGCAGGGAGGAGCTTTGATTATAGGCCCAG GCAATGAAGTTCATTTTTTGCACCTTGATAAAAACAGGCTGGATCATGTTCCCATTAATACAGTTTTGCAGCTGGCAGGAGTTAAAACAGTGAATTTCTCAAACAAACCCCAGATTATTGACATATGA